One part of the Solanum dulcamara chromosome 3, daSolDulc1.2, whole genome shotgun sequence genome encodes these proteins:
- the LOC129882609 gene encoding auxin-induced in root cultures protein 12, translating to MSTCVLRISFHLSCGVANGFNAPNWIPKFPKPTTLFLQSFPIKSPNIPKYPLNTPLSTQLACSKMASHFINLFLTSLLVLLFQISPSTSLTCSSQTFSANTHFTNCTDLPSLKSFLHWTFDSTKSTLSVAFIASPASPDGWIAWGINPVSPAMLGTQSLIAFKDPKGSMVVKTYNLTSYKLITESKLTYNVLDSKAESSDGVMKIFATLELPANMKTVNQVWQVGSTVKDGMPGMHKFDPDNLKSKATLDLTTLAAGDGNKKPNATSSSASSGQSGNETGGSSKILNTQTTFFALFFFLGVAAII from the coding sequence ATGTCCACTTGTGTCCTTCGTATTTCCTTCCATCTATCATGTGGTGTGGCTAATGGCTTCAACGCTCCCAACTGGATCCCCAAATTCCCCAAGCCCACTACATTATTCCTTCAAAGTTTCCCTATAAAATCCCCCAATATCCCAAAATATCCTCTTAACACTCCTCTTTCAACACAGCTTGCTTGTTCAAAAATGGCCTCTCATTTTATTAACCTTTTCCTCACCTCCTTACTTGTTCTTCTTTTCCAAATCTCCCCTTCCACATCTCTCACATGCTCCTCTCAGACTTTCTCAGCTAACACTCATTTCACCAATTGCACTGATCTTCCTTCTCTCAAATCTTTCCTCCATTGGACCTTTGATTCAACCAAATCCACTCTCTCTGTTGCCTTCATTGCTTCTCCAGCTTCCCCTGATGGCTGGATTGCTTGGGGTATTAACCCTGTTTCCCCAGCTATGCTTGGCACACAATCCCTTATAGCATTCAAAGATCCCAAAGGATCCATGGTTGTTAAGACATACAATCTTACTTCTTACAAATTAATTACAGAGTCCAAGCTTACGTACAACGTTTTGGATTCCAAAGCAGAGTCATCTGATGGGGTCATGAAAATCTTCGCCACTTTAGAGTTACCGGCAAATATGAAGACGGTGAATCAGGTGTGGCAAGTGGGATCGACAGTGAAAGATGGAATGCCGGGGATGCATAAGTTTGACCCTGACAATTTGAAATCTAAAGCTACTCTGGATTTGACTACTTTGGCTGCTGGTGATGGAAATAAGAAACCAAATGCTACTTCTTCTTCTGCTAGTAGTGGCCAAAGTGGAAATGAAACTGGAGGATCTTCAAAAATTTTGAACACTCAAACCACTTTTTTCGCCCTTTTCTTCTTCCTCGGAGTTGCAGCTATAATTTAG